Proteins found in one Aspergillus chevalieri M1 DNA, chromosome 2, nearly complete sequence genomic segment:
- a CDS encoding uncharacterized protein (COG:L;~EggNog:ENOG410PY1H;~InterPro:IPR012337,IPR008906;~PFAM:PF05699;~go_function: GO:0046983 - protein dimerization activity [Evidence IEA]), with translation MARDFLAVPASGVGVENLFSTARDVCHYRRNRLAPETIEAIMIQMSADRFELKREYISVEDGDNDEQNDVGYVDFNVELDVNYISDEEDLGGFEDDDRDRWADDDEEDGLSLPPLQSYQRPSAIHSPSMNAEAHSTTSQSEVINPHPQSATTRPRRVIHEPGYFQRLENGK, from the coding sequence ATGGCCCGTGATTTCCTTGCAGTTCCAGCgagtggtgttggtgtcgaGAATCTGTTCAGTACTGCTCGGGATGTTTGCCACTATCGCCGTAACCGCCTCGCACCCGAAACAATTGAAGCAATTATGATCCAAATGTCTGCTGACCGCTTTGAACTGAAACGGGAATACATATCTGTTGAAGATGGTGACAATGATGAGCAGAACGATGTGGGATATGTGGATTTCAATGTTGAATTGGATGTCAACTATATcagtgatgaagaggatctAGGTGGatttgaggatgatgatagagATCGCTGggctgatgacgatgaggaagatggacTCAGTCTACCTCCACTGCAGTCTTACCAGCGACCGTCTGCCATCCATTCACCATCCATGAACGCAGAAGCTCATTCTACGACAAGCCAGTCGGAGGTTATAAACCCACATCCTCAATCTGCAACAACCCGGCCACGTCGTGTTATCCATGAACCTGGATATTTTCAGCGCCTTGAGAACGGTAAATAG
- a CDS encoding DUF1479 domain-containing protein (COG:S;~EggNog:ENOG410PG1Y;~InterPro:IPR010856,IPR027443;~PFAM:PF07350): MSLQNPARAVLTLRASHTLTSQANLKRCLATSTQIARKEGDISSVFASLSGKEKSALPGRFADQKKRLIAGHEDQIQQSWDRLLRQLKDEVHLIEQRGSDIVPSIDFKDIQSAPAAFTNELRKRGVAVIRGVIPEHEARGYKEEIEHYAKVNPGTKAFPPHDPQVYELYWSKPQMRARTHPNMLEAQRFLMSFWKSDAPDAMISPTHPLIYADRLRIRQPGDAGFALGPHVDGGSCERWEDNGYGRGDVYKNIFEGNWEQYDPWEASCRVPAEADLYNGAGACSMFRMFQAWLSMSHSGPNEGTLLVNPLLSMATAYFLLRPFFEPIYLPPKDCSRMALHMFLDPSNWRLEKETSSTLQGAAPGYAQELSTALHPHLELDKTMVHVPKIAPGDYVAWHCDTIHAVDKVHNGSGDSSVMYIPACPVTEANAAYVARQKNDFVAGVPPPDFPGGEGETKHVGRATEGGLRELTNELGLRAFGFGKWDMNEGALSHGQRQVLEKADQILNV; this comes from the exons ATGTCGCTGCAAAATCCTGCTCGTGCTGTCCTCACTCTCCGAGCCTCGCACACTCTGACTTCACAGGCCAACTTGAAACGCTGCTTAGCCACATCTACTCAGATTGCTCGCAAAGAGGGCGATATCTCATCTGTATTCGCATCTCTCTCCGGGAAGGAGAAGTCCGCTCTTCCAGGGAGATTTGCAGATCAGAAGAAGCGGCTGATCGCTGGCCACGAGGACCAGATTCAACAGAGTTGGGACCGTCTGCTCCGCCAACTGAAGGATGAAGTTCATCTAATTGAGCAGCGTGGGTCTGATATCGTTCCATCTATTGACTTCAAAGATATCCAATCGGCCCCGGCGGCGTTTACAAATGAGTTGAGGAAACGGGGCGTTGCTGTCATTCGAGGGGTGATTCCTGAGCATGAGGCCAGGGGTTACAAAGAGGAGATTGAGCATTATGCCAAGGTAAATCCTGGGACAAAAG CATTTCCCCCACACGATCCCCAGGTCTACGAACTGTATTGGTCAAAGCCCCAGATGCGCGCACGTACACACCCCAACATGCTCGAGGCGCAGCGCTTCCTTATGAGCTTCTGGAAATCCGACGCACCTGACGCAATGATATCCCCTACACATCCACTCATCTACGCCGACAGACTCCGTATTCGCCAACCAGGAGACGCAGGATTCGCGCTTGGTCCGCACGTTGACGGAGGAAGTTGTGAGCGCTGGGAAGACAATGGCTATGGCCGCGGGGACGTCTACAAGAATATTTTCGAGGGCAACTGGGAGCAGTATGACCCATGGGAAGCTAGCTGCCGAGTACCAGCTGAGGCGGATCTCTACAACGGCGCCGGGGCGTGTTCGATGTTCCGCATGTTCCAGGCATGGCTGAGCATGTCGCATTCTGGACCAAATGAGGGAACATTGCTTGTAAATCCGCTTCTTTCAATGGCTACAGCTTATTTCCTTTTGCGACCGTTCTTTGAGCCTATCTATTTGCCGCCCAAGGATTGTTCGCGCATGGCGCTGCATATGTTCCTCGACCCGAGCAACTGGCGATTGGAGAAGGAAACGTCGAGTACATTGCAGGGTGCAGCACCTGGATACGCACAGGAGCTGTCAACAGcacttcatcctcatcttgaGCTGGACAAGACTATGGTGCACGTCCCAAAGATTGCACCGGGTGACTATGTGGCCTGGCATTGCGACA CTATTCACGCCGTCGACAAAGTACACAATGGATCCGGTGACTCGAGTGTTATGTATATTCCGGCTTGCCCTGTTACCGAGGCCAACGCGGCTTATGTTGCGCGTCAGAAAAATGACTTCGTTGCGGGTgttcctcctccagattTCCCGGGAGGCGAGGGAGAGACTAAGCATGTCGGACGAGCCACGGAGGGTGGTCTGCGAGAACTCACCAATGAACTGGGATTGCGAGCCTTCGGGTTCGGGAAGTGGGATATGAACGAGGGAGCTTTGTCACACGGACAGCGACAGGTTTTGGAGAAAGCAGACCAGATCTTGAATGTCTGA
- a CDS encoding uncharacterized protein (COG:S;~EggNog:ENOG410PH0I;~InterPro:IPR022105,IPR022099;~PFAM:PF12340,PF12359) codes for MPPEAISYLFHHIFLPPKLPHDDDYDPLYDKALLDQVIEALCQFRDHVSSHEADICTTVLTMLTRLGRTCSLHGAVDEMELKKALIELNTEGGLLPIFVRAQNAGVLLTKKSVTIHIESFELSPRNQSIIQTLGRLQRDFPGPAIALDLETFVQSGLRDTIATTLAKMSHQSVQGTKPKVRKAGQGHDEDRDTTDPKMVTELFMSFLRPMCDNVENSQIQKNTRDEVMWHNAKYPWRRSSFWLLVRVILQVAFRRLSSQTEMSDDLYKHFLVYFMSTVIDISRETMPREHIHVMNVKVARRLLKLNLSGDPSWFPSVQHALERASSTVQRCWQKVMSQHRLEHNMSSLETLEFDEDIRYTLSSLDKYLEEIHRQEDRHFQASVEFSPRSSLVHYQATELPSYVSFTNPEYKTYNLAAFEAWVASNLDEWIRSYLGDAATCGRLGALIQNYHQVAFPVYSSNPEAISNMLLTILELWIACDRSATHIYGMLADYDPCVPEGMLESLLLPFRSQMERLARAENYLHKRRQDLRYYGPGIFLDFGTPTCFSVRYFNQSDRHQRLQADIEAAASLQRSEKQNELRQKHRKYTELMDQAARMQCDSHEIIIDRRFKFREFRHDEYSCKKCGYQREANCITIHVHEWPLPANLSASKSTVFELNVPRSFGHWRDATLFFLCNVLQAEYASEVAPLAKYTPQGYRGLSPYFTYVDSGLRIGLLSEVKPHEGTHRRDKEIIRVTEKDVCLNNGLRWKYYDNAVGCFISGFEANYATAKACNYKLPRRCSSLQRFLFRPADNHDGLPHNSVIASQFSSPVDMSLEEYKPLCALPLGVRIQWQNILLQLAMPSVDFKKVETSIFMLQVINQAGPPIEESTSRQSHEVLNDHSFASAILNRIEETTERFEENWEFVHGLSVLIFLTLRVLSLSSSAEIHDECLKRLSHLREIAFKWVNQVSEKASCTVDDEPKNSLLARSVHIALICAETFDCEEKSLNRSLANSSDASIYIRCCMIVNDRKQVLPVDFDPILPILLRRWHCLAYRCYPILARNIIRHGTPALDVAIKMSWTAYCASSSWSAASDEDETWVVSRTASQLASDESLLVHFNLLTGELLVNGLPLARLPSEYERHETYKRLFGQSLLEVMPSEVPRMQFSCQKEHMGYTVHLGKEKIADSAGYDLHVQARKGDRIYEFVPPRLLDGLFPDAFVDDYVHWYDRDGGYVEFRPAKEPWVSSESNWRLQLNDSQEVWFLVQDGVYLVNVRSRTANLLSEMLKPVEKPTKVHCLFDPKKSVLDIVIPRFQLSYSLQSGFSSIRSRQYRGMCIDADQSLDTLAGLRNKLVLVHETSEDRLVLVPEGGVSWNKDGDHVAVHIGWQADTRIHPYSVDRQLGRLVDNGSLQGKLFLSYLHALTSFCLPDPLTKKTGTEQALSILRSAAVRSFDKLRLENCTVLAKIAQLTPERWYYPDNKRVMQTVRWHHDLGFLTQHGSFYLEVAKILEQDRQMGIFHPDNLAPHPPLPRVEADLLKREKIRSSAFRVTGFGAEDYTLEYDCRYISLDRNHNSKECSRVYTVSKMIYDNIPSVRSNTAKGLASCLWEFLEASNTIQGPSASLDARQLVYDAGFILDPTELTSKYLCSIHRLLCSTRPRLNRFQLMMWLATLAFSEKISMAVLGTLASLYILPETASIYSPVKEFFVLREGTMINEGKMRSLIYSATLDQTPESHLSPGTYETWSAFQSRIRAIEEENRNRAVDKFMAYLHKIWPVREPQRPQSWDLPRLPDYFDIQKVMEHVRAKFAIWHDNKEFREYLARLASLLSAQEIRLVKMPSISSPCHQKPFTRGRRFVCVDDILGYPPVFDTRPPQLCELLETQSLDQNPAPQTLNLAKTLEFQTKSQYEERYVEQLQSSIQSFQEANKKTRININASRLRKVFLDYQTQCETYCQYVYATIILCITPSGGVSEPGSQGDALDQKTLALLEAIAYWPRLSPTMLLTQLARGRWHQLPKQWQACLIAYGKSITAFQRAKRLASLTDHHDDLIRELQNPGHINWDPHEFPESLLLEIENGILIRDVQEEIAQQMRNLSPGHNAVMQLNMGEGKSSVIVPIVAAALANSSHLIRVLVAKPQSRQMFHMLVSKLGGLLCRRVYHMPVSRSLKFGEMEAREIERMCRECMSEGGVLLVQPEHILSLKLMCLECFIAGKEAVGRSLLRTLDLFRTTSRDIVDESDENFSVKFELVYTMGAQCPLELSPQRWAVIQQLLDLVRMYAPDVKEEFPWSIEIDEQRPGSFPRIRLLHSDAQQALSQRIAKHVCDIGIDCLPISRQPKEIRDAVFSYILEPELTADQIAAVEDKDPRRFFTKTTQGPLLLVRGLLAGGVLDFCFGQKRWRVNYGPHTTRSPPTKLSVPYRAKDSPAPRSEFSHPDVVIVLTSLSYYYAGLSDEDLFRALQHLAKSDQAGIEYQAWVKDAPELPPAYRHLGGINLEDRHHCVQFIFPNLRFSKGATDYFLSHIVFAKEMKEFPDKLSASGWDTGEVKAHPTVGFSGTNDSRNTLPLSVKQLDLPSQNHTNALVLEYLLRPENSVAFIPPRDEPSVSASQLLLNMVTSLDPATQVILDVGAQIIELSNLEVAKHWLRMVPNDGRIHAIVFVNDSDEICVLDRNGRIEPLQTSPFAKQLEACYVFLDEAHTRGIDLKLPLSYRAAVTLGPSITKDKLVQACMRMRKLGKGQSVIFCIPEEVKFSILELSGKGSQSEIDVSDVLRWAIAGTWMDTRRSIPLWATQGQRFERQRTIWDESHQDGQLDMSTSQAAKFLEPESQPLEHRYRPRQDDTSMLSTISDKTENLCLISQRCREFDNLNFASTQLQEEQERELSPEIEQERQVQKPPEAEPERHMIHPDLRSFIPTGILNRYSGAYKPAFKSLENTSAASHLDVIQFPSELLVTNDFATTVKEPKGSSFISDSYQRPVQWILTSCRLQNRSSSRRVAQTVVIISPYEANQLLPEIRKSEAVTLHMYAPRQNLAFSSLDKLSLYNVPATPTSIEIPDIIKIQLNLFAGQLYLTSYREYQELCDFLGVAYVKTREGLAVADDGFILGGNGMTTFSQSPLKFLGVFMSQVRKECREIDKTHIGKIVAGSILCPSDFQNSTEMSIRARGDH; via the exons ATGCCTCCAGAAGCAATCTCCTACCTATTTCACCACATTTTCCTCCCTCCCAAACTGCCTCATGATGATGATTACGATCCCTTATACGACAAAGCACTTCTTGACCAAGTTATTGAAGCCCTTTGCCAATTCAGAGATCATGTCTCGAGTCATGAAGCCGATATCTGCACGACCGTTCTTACGATGCTCACCCGTTTGGGAAGGACATGCAGTTTGCATGGCGCCGTGGATGAGATGGAACTGAAAAAGGCTCTTATTGAGCTAAATACCGAGG GTGGCTTGCTCCCTATCTTCGTTCGCGCTCAGAACGCTGGCGTATTATTAACCAAAAAGAGCGTTACAATACATATTGAGTCCTTTGAGCTGTCTCCGCGTAACCAAAGCATTATCCAGACGCTAGGCCGCCTTCAGCGTGATTTCCCAGGCCCTGCCATTGCCTTGGATCTAGAAACATTCGTTCAGTCTGGCCTCCGAGACACCATTGCCACAACTCTTGCGAAAATGAGCCATCAGTCTGTTCAGGGAACGAAACCCAAGGTGCGGAAAGCAGGGCAAGGGCACGACGAGGACCGGGATACCACAGACCCCAAGATGGTCACTGAGCTTTTTATGTCGTTCCTACGCCCTATGTGTGACAATGTCGAGAATTCGCAGATACAGAAGAACACCCGCGACGAGGTGATGTGGCATAATGCAAAGTATCCTTGGCGAAGGTCTTCCTTTTGGCTGCTAGTACGCGTGATACTACAGGTCGCCTTTCGCAGACTGTCCTCGCAGACTGAGATGAGCGATGATCTTTACAAACATTTTTTGGTATACTTCATGAGTACCGTCATCGATATTTCGCGCGAAACCATGCCAAGGGAGCATATCCATGTCATGAATGTGAAGGTCGCTCGCCGGCTACTCAAACTCAACTTATCCGGCGACCCTTCTTGGTTTCCCTCGGTCCAGCATGCCCTAGAAAGAGCAAGCAGTACTGTCCAAAGGTGTTGGCAAAAGGTCATGTCGCAACATAGGCTTGAACACAACATGTCTTCTTTGGAAACCCTGGAATTTGATGAAGACATTCGTTATACGCTGTCTAGCCTTGACAAGTACCTTGAAGAAATCCACAGGCAGGAAGATCGACACTTTCAAGCCTCAGTCGAATTTTCACCAAGGTCGAGTCTCGTCCATTATCAAGCTACGGAACTCCCGAGCTATGTAAGTTTCACAAACCCGGAATATAAAACCTACAATCTTGCCGCCTTCGAAGCGTGGGTTGCTTCAAACCTCGATGAATGGATTAGATCCTACTTAGGCGACGCGGCCACCTGTGGTCGGTTGGGTGCACTCATCCAGAACTACCACCAGGTTGCGTTTCCGGTGTACTCTAGCAATCCAGAAGCCATTTCTAACATGCTCCTCACAATTCTGGAACTTTGGATTGCCTGTGACCGCTCCGCAACCCATATCTACGGGATGCTAGCTGATTATGATCCCTGCGTTCCAGAAGGCATGCTTGAGTCGCTTCTGCTGCCATTCAGATCCCAGATGGAAAGACTTGCCCGCGCCGAAAACTATCTGCACAAGCGGAGACAGGACCTCCGATACTATGGGCCTGGTATTTTCTTAGACTTCGGTACCCCAACTTGCTTCTCTGTTCGATACTTCAATCAGTCAGATAGACACCAACGCTTGCAGGCAGACATAGAAGCTGCTGCGAGCCTCCAGAGAAGCGAAAAACAAAATGAGCTTCGACAAAAGCATCGGAAGTATACTGAACTGATGGACCAGGCCGCTCGAATGCAGTGCGACTCTCATGAGATTATTATCGACCGACGCTTTAAATTTCGAGAGTTCCGCCATGATGAGTATTCTTGCAAAAAGTGCGGGTATCAGCGCGAAGCTAACTGCATCACGATTCATGTTCATGAGTGGCCTCTTCCGGCAAATCTATCGGCCTCAAAGTCGACGGTTTTTGAATTGAATGTACCCCGTTCATTCGGACATTGGCGTGATGCCACACTCTTCTTCTTGTGTAATGTTTTGCAGGCTGAGTATGCCTCGGAGGTGGCACCATTAGCCAAATATACACCACAGGGATACCGGGGCCTTTCCCCATATTTTACATACGTTGATAGTGGACTGCGTATCGGTCTTCTGTCGGAAGTCAAGCCCCACGAGGGGACCCATCGGCGAGATAAAGAAATCATTCGTGTCACCGAGAAGGATGTTTGTCTCAATAATGGACTTCGCTGGAAATATTATGATAATGCAGTTGGATGTTTCATCAGCGGATTCGAAGCCAATTATGCCACGGCAAAGGCATGCAACTACAAATTGCCCCGAAGATGCTCGTCTCTCCAGCGGTTTTTGTTCCGGCCAGCAGACAACCATGATGGCCTGCCGCATAACAGCGTAATCGCTTCACAGTTTTCCTCTCCTGTGGACATGTCACTTGAAGAGTATAAGCCTCTGTGTGCATTGCCGCTTGGTGTAAGGATTCAGTGGCAGAACATTCTCCTACAATTGGCCATGCCATCGGTCGACTTCAAGAAAGTGGAGACGAGTATCTTTATGCTTCAGGTCATCAATCAGGCTGGACCACCGATTGAAGAATCCACCTCGAGACAGAGTCACGAGGTTCTCAATGATCACAGCTTCGCTAGTGCAATTCTCAATCGAATTGAGGAAACGACTGAACGGTTTGAAGAGAATTGGGAGTTTGTGCATGGGCTGAGTGTGCTTATATTTCTCACACTCCGAGTGCTATCTCTCTCTTCATCTGCAGAGATACATGATGAGTGTCTGAAGCGATTAAGCCATCTTCGCGAAATTGCTTTCAAGTGGGTCAATCAGGTTTCGGAGAAAGCAAGCTGCACGGTTGACGATGAGCCCAAAAACTCCCTCCTTGCACGGAGTGTCCATATTGCGTTGATCTGTGCTGAAACATTTGACTGCGAGGAGAAGTCCTTGAATCGCTCACTGGCCAATTCTTCAGACGCCTCGATTTACATCCGATGCTGTATGATAGTCAATGACCGGAAGCAAGTGTTGCCCGTGGATTTCGACCCCATACTCCCAATATTACTCCGCCGTTGGCACTGCCTCGCGTATCGTTGCTACCCAATTCTCGCAAGGAATATTATTCGTCATGGGACCCCGGCCCTCGACGTGGCCATAAAGATGTCTTGGACGGCATACTGCGCGTCGTCAAGTTGGTCAGCCGCgtcggatgaggatgagacTTGGGTTGTTAGCCGGACAGCATCTCAGTTGGCCAGTGATGAAAGCCTGCTTGTGCACTTCAATCTGCTAACGGGTGAGTTGCTCGTTAATGGTCTCCCACTGGCCCGTCTGCCCTCCGAGTATGAGCGCCACGAAACATATAAAAGGCTTTTTGGTCAATCGTTGCTGGAAGTGATGCCAAGTGAGGTGCCCCGCATGCAATTCTCCTGTCAGAAGGAACACATGGGGTACACCGTACACCTGGGAAAGGAGAAGATCGCAGACTCAGCAGGCTATGATCTCCACGTTCAAGCGAGGAAGGGTGATCGGATCTATGAATTTGTACCCCCAAGGCTGTTGGATGGCTTGTTTCCCGACGCTTTTGTCGATGACTATGTGCACTGGTATGATCGAGACGGTGGATATGTGGAGTTTCGACCTGCGAAAGAACCCTGGGTCTCATCGGAATCAAACTGGAGACTGCAGCTAAATGATTCTCAGGAGGTTTGGTTCCTTGTGCAGGATGGTGTATATCTGGTAAATGTGCGCAGTCGAACTGCGAATTTACTTTCCGAGATGCTCAAACCCGTTGAGAAACCTACCAAAGTCCACTGTCTCTTCGACCCGAAAAAGTCGGTATTGGACATTGTCATTCCTCGTTTTCAACTAAGCTATAGTCTCCAATCAGGATTTTCTTCCATACGGTCTCGACAATACCGTGGCATGTGTATTGATGCGGACCAGTCCCTagatacattggctggcttGCGCAATAAGCTTGTTCTCGTCCATGAGACCAGTGAAGATCGCCTCGTTCTTGTCCCGGAAGGTGGCGTGTCCTGGAATAAAGATGGTGACCATGTTGCTGTTCATATTGGCTGGCAAGCAGACACCCGGATTCATCCTTATTCGGTAGACAGACAGCTTGGCCGGCTGGTTGATAACGGCAGTTTGCAGGGTAAATTATTTCTGTCCTACCTACATGCCTTGACGTCATTCTGTCTGCCTGATCCCTTAACAAAAAAGACTGGCACTGAGCAGGCTCTGTCCATCCTGCGGTCTGCGGCCGTGAGATCCTTTGACAAACTGCGGCTGGAGAACTGCACAGTCCTTGCCAAAATCGCACAGCTAACACCAGAGAGATGGTATTACCCTGATAATAAACGTGTGATGCAGACCGTTCGATGGCATCACGACCTTGGATTTCTGACACAACATGGAAGCTTTTACCTGGAGGTAGCGAAGATACTTGAGCAAGACCGTCAAATGGGAATCTTTCACCCTGACAACCTGGCCCCGCACCCTCCACTACCACGTGTGGAGGCAGACTTATTAAAGCGTGAGAAGATTCGATCATCTGCTTTCCGTGTCACCGGATTCGGCGCAGAGGATTACACGCTTGAATACGATTGCCGCTATATAAGTCTCGACCGCAACCACAACTCGAAAGAATGCTCTCGTGTCTATACAGTGTCCAAAATGATCTACGATAATATCCCATCCGTTCGAAGTAACACGGCCAAGGGACTGGCTTCGTGCCTTTGGGAGTTTCTCGAAGCATCCAATACAATTCAAGGCCCCAGTGCTTCGTTGGACGCTAGGCAATTGGTCTACGATGCAGGCTTTATCTTGGATCCTACGGAGCTTACGTCCAAATATTTGTGCAGCATTCACCGACTACTTTGCTCGACGCGCCCCCGATTGAATAGATTCCAGCTTATGATGTGGCTCGCAACTTTGGCGTTCTCGGAAAAGATAAGCATGGCTGTTCTTGGGACGTTAGCTTCGCTGTACATCTTGCCAGAGACGGCTTCCATTTACTCGCCAGTCAAGGAATTTTTTGTATTGCGTGAAGGGACCATGATAAATGAAGGCAAGATGCGGTCTCTGATCTACTCAGCCACCCTTGACCAAACTCCAGAATCACACCTCTCCCCCGGAACATACGAAACGTGGTCTGCATTTCAAAGCCGCATAAGGGCTATTGAGGAAGAAAACAGGAACCGGGCAGTTGATAAGTTCATGGCTTACTTGCATAAGATATGGCCAGTGCGCGAGCCCCAACGACCGCAATCCTGGGATCTTCCAAGGTTGCCAGATTATTTTGACATTCAGAAGGTCATGGAGCATGTCCGTGCGAAATTTGCAATCTGGCACGACAATAAGGAATTTAGGGAATATCTCGCTCGACTTGCATCTTTATTGAGCGCTCAGGAGATTCGGCTTGTAAAAATGCCGTCAATATCTTCCCCGTGCCACCAAAAGCCATTCACGAGAGGCCGAAGATTCGTTTGCGTCGATGATATATTAGGTTATCCGCCTGTTTTTGATACGCGTCCTCCTCAGCTGTGCGAGCTATTGGAGACCCAATCTCTCGATCAAAACCCAGCTCCTCAAACTTTGAATTTAGCCAAGACACTCGAATTCCAAACCAAATCGCAGTATGAGGAACGTTACGTTGAGCAATTGCAGAGCAGTATCCAATCATTCCAAGAGGCAAACAAGAAGACACGCATAAATATCAATGCCAGCAGGCTCAGAAAAGTCTTTCTCGACTATCAGACACAATGCGAGACGTACTGTCAGTATGTGTATGCGACAATCATCTTGTGCATCACACCTTCTGGGGGAGTGTCCGAGCCAGGGAGCCAAGGGGATGCTCTAGACCAAAAGACTCTGGCACTGCTGGAAGCCATAGCCTATTGGCCAAGGCTATCACCTACTATGCTGCTTACCCAGCTAGCCCGTGGCCGGTGGCATCAACTCCCCAAACAGTGGCAGGCCTGCCTAATTGCCTATGGAAAATCTATCACAGCCTTTCAGCGAGCAAAAAGACTAGCTAGTCTCACAGACCACCATGACGACCTAATACGTGAGCTTCAGAACCCTGGGCACATCAATTGGGACCCTCACGAATTTCCGGAGTCTCTGCTTCTAGAAATTGAAAACGGTATCCTTATCCGCGACGTGCAGGAAGAGATCGCTCAACAGATGAGGAACCTCAGTCCGGGTCACAATGCCGTGATGCAACTGAATATGGGCGAGGGAAAGTCATCAGTCATCGTTCCAATCGTGGCCGCAGCGCTTGCGAACTCATCCCACTTGATCCGTGTGCTCGTCGCAAAGCCGCAATCCCGACAGATGTTCCATATGCTCGTCTCCAAGCTGGGAGGCTTATTGTGTCGTCGAGTTTATCATATGCCAGTTTCACGTTCTCTGAAATTCGGCGAGATGGAAGCAAGGGAAATTGAGCGCATGTGTCGTGAATGCATGTCGGAGGGTGGCGTTCTCCTTGTCCAGCCTGAACATATTTTATCGCTGAAGCTCATGTGTCTGGAGTGTTTTATTGCTGGAAAAGAAGCAGTGGGTCGCTCTCTCCTGCGAACTCTAGACCTCTTTAGAACAACCTCACGCGACATTGTGGACGAAAGTGACGAGAACTTCAGCGTCAAGTTTGAACTGGTATACACCATGGGTGCCCAATGTCCGCTAGAACTGAGTCCGCAGAGATGGGCTGTTATTCAACAGTTGTTGGATCTAGTGAGGATGTATGCTCCGGATGTCAAGGAGGAGTTCCCCTGGTCAATAGAAATAGACGAGCAACGGCCCGGGAGCTTTCCCAGGATACGTTTGCTCCACAGCGATGCTCAGCAGGCCCTTTCGCAACGGATTGCGAAGCATGTTTGCGACATTGGGATTGATTGTCTCCCAATCTCAAGACAGCCAAAGGAGATCCGAGATGCTGTATTCTCATACATTCTCGAGCCAGAGTTGACAGCGGACCAGATCGCTGCGGTCGAAGACAAAGACCCGCGTCGGTTCTTTACCAAGACTACGCAAGGTCCACTTCTGTTGGTACGTGGCCTTCTAGCTGGGGGGGTCTTGGACTTTTGCTTCGGCCAGAAGCGCTGGAGGGTTAATTATGGACCTCACACAACCAGGTCTCCGCCTACCAAGCTTTCTGTGCCCTATCGTGCAAAGGACAGCCCTGCTCCACGCTCTGAGTTCAGCCACCCGGACGTTGTTATCGTTCTAACATCACTAAGCTACTACTACGCCGGACTTTCCGATGAGGACCTCTTTCGCGCGCTCCAACATCTGGCCAAATCCGATCAGGCTGGCATTGAATACCAAGCGTGGGTAAAAGATGCACCCGAGCTCCCACCCGCGTACCGTCACCTTGGAGGTATAAATCTCGAGGACCGTCATCACTGCGTTCAATTTATTTTCCCAAATCTCCGCTTCTCCAAGGGTGCCACCGACTACTTCCTTTCTCACATTGTTTTCGCGAAAGAAATGAAGGAATTCCCTGACAAACTCTCCGCGTCTGGCTGGGATACTGGCGAAGTCAAGGCACATCCCACTGTGGGCTTCAGTGGAACAAATGATTCCCGAAATACCCTTCCTCTGAGTGTCAAGCAGTTGGATCTCCCGAGCCAGAATCACACAAATGCTCTTGTTTTGGAATATCTCCTCAGACCCGAAAATTCGGTAGCATTCATCCCACCACGCGATGAACCCTCTGTTTCTGCTTCTCAACTCCTTCTCAACATGGTCACAAGTTTGGATCCAGCAACACAGGTCATCCTCGACGTGGGCGCGCAGATCATAGAACTTAGCAATTTGGAAGTTGCGAAACACTGGCTAAGAATGGTACCAAATGACGGACGTATTCATGCGATTGTGTTTGTGAACGATAGTGATGAGATCTGTGTTCTCGACCGAAATGGACGTATTGAACCACTGCAAACCTCACCTTTTGCCAAGCAATTGGAAGCATGCTATGTATTCCTCGATGAGGCACACACGAGAGGTATTGATTTGAAACTACCGCTCAGTTACCGGGCAGCAGTGACCTTGGGCCCTAGTATCACAAAAGATAAATTAGTACAAG CATGCATGAGAATGAGGAAACTGGGCAAAGGGCAGTCGGTTATATTCTGTATCCCGGAAGAGGTCAAATTCAGCATCCTCGAGCTATCAGGAAAGGGCAGTCAGTCGGAGATTGACGTCTCGGATGTTCTTCGCTGGGCAATAGCAGGAACCTGGATGGATACCCGACGCAGTATACCCCTATGGGCCACTCAGGGCCAACGATTCGAAAGACAGCGTACTATATGGGATGAGAGCCACCAAGATGGTCAACTTGATATGTCCACAAGCCAAGCTGCAAAGTTCCTTGAACCTGAATCGCAGCCTTTGGAGCACCGATACCGACCTCGCCAGGATGATACTTCAATGCTGAGTACAATATCGGATAAAACCGAGAATCTTTGTCTGATATCACAGCGATGTCGTGAGTTCGACAACCTCAACTTCGCATCCACCCAGCTTCAGGAGGAGCAAGAGCGGGAACTTTCCCCAGAAATCGAGCAAGAGAGGCAGGTCCAGAAGCCGCCCGAAGCTGAGCCAGAAAGGCATATGATTCACCCGGATTTGCGCTCATTCATTCCCACTGGAATACTTAACAGATATTCTGGTGCTTACAAACCGGCTTTCAAGTCCCTGGAGAACACATCTGCGGCATCACATCTGGATGTGATTCAATTTCCGTCAGAACTTCTTGTCACGAACGACTTTGCGACCACT